From the genome of Alicyclobacillus sp. SO9:
CATAGAACACTTTGTCAATGCCTGCTATGTTGAAGATGGGTGGAAAGTAGCGCAACATCGTCGAGTGATTGCACTGCGAGCAACCGACCAGAATCGGCTGTCCAGCGCATTCAAGGCTAGTTTGTATTTGGGAAAGTACAAGGATATGGCTAACACGGACAGGTTTTTGAGAAGCATGGTGTCGGCCGGACATTCTTATGAGCCAATCCGCGGCGAAAGCGTCTTGTTCTTGTTCATTGGCATTGGTAAACCTGTTTACGACCATTTGGTGACCTACACCGTAGGTCGTCCCACACGGATTGCAGGGGGGCAGCGAGCCAATGTCCCGTGGGGGTTTGAGTTGCCCGTAGAAGCGAAAAACCCTGAGGAATACAAGGAAGAATTAGAACGGATTCGTGACGTTATCCGGCTTGCCAAGCAGGAAAAATCAGAGCAGATGCAAGCTGCCCGGGCGAAGCTTCCTGTTGGCTATGTCATGCCGCCGTTTTTGATGGAATTCTCTGAGGAAGCCCTGATTAAAAATGTGTTTCGGCAACGGCTGTTTGAACGCGGTGCGCAGGGAGCAACCGTAGAAATTACGGCCGATATGCTGGAGGCATGTCTTCAGATCGATCGCGAAAAATGGGAGTTTCTCATGGATTATCACGGACCACATATTGCACAGTGGCAGAAATCCATGAGAACTCTACGGAAGGAAGAATATACCTTCGCGAACTTGATGGAGCAATTTGGTATCAGTGCCGAAGAGGCTGAACAGACCAGTTTATACGAACTGCTGCTGCGTACGGTAGGAAAGTTGCCTCCATCCATGTGGGATAAACGCAACTAGACTGAATACACAACTCATCCCCATTCTCACTGCTGTAAACGAGCTACTGCTTCTAACAGTTCGGATGGATGGCGGATGACTGACGCAGCGCCGGCCAACTCCTCTTGCGTTCCGAAACCGAAGCGGCAGCCGATAGTAGGTATACCGAATTCGTCCGCCGCTTCAATGTCGGTGTGTCGGTCGCCGACCATAACCGCATTCTGCTTTGCGAATCTGGTGAAATGCTGCCGCAGAATATCCGCTTTTTTCGTGCCGGCTACAGACTCCAAGCACAGAGGGGCTGTGACATATCGGCGTAAATCAAAGGTGTCCAGAACAGAGTTTAAATAATCCAGGCCGCAGTTGCTGGCGATGGTCAGTGTATGACCTTGTGCGAACAACTCATCGAGGACTTCTCTTACGCCTGGGATAAGAATGTCGTGTGATCCAAATCTTTTTTGGACGATTTCTTCATAGAGAGCAAAAGCTTCTTCCCGTTCTTCCTGTGACGCACTAGGTAACAGCATCTCCCAAATTACTGTGTCTGGGTTGCCAAAGGTCTTGCGCAGGGTTTCGTCATCAGGCTGAGGGTGGTTTGGGAAGTGACGAATGACTTCACGAAATAAGGGAAAGACAATGGCCGCACTGTCCACAAGGGTACCGTCTAGGTCAAAAATTATGGTCATCATGAGCCCTATTATACACCGCTGGGCCGGCTTGTTTGAAGTCTGGTGGCACTGAATACAGAGTCTTAAATGTGATGACATGATAAAATGGGTTTTGAGAATGCTATACATAGAGGCTGTCGCTGAACATGTAGGCTTCAAAGAGTTCCGTTTTAACGGAGCTGGAGAAGCCGATGGCAGCAGAAGCTTTGGAGGGAGAGTAGTTCAGTGAAACTTGGTTTATTTGGATTGGGAAAAATGGGATATAATCTGGGTTTGAATTTTCTCGACAGGGGTCATGAAGTCATAGGCTACGATGTCAGTGATGAAGCGAAAGAACGGTTTGCAGTTGACGGCGGTAAAACGGCTGCAAGCGTTGAGGAGTTGGTGAACTCCCTCGACACGCCCAAAATCGTCTGGCTAATGGTTCCTCAGGGTAAAATCATTGACGACATTTTGTCTGACTTAACGCCGCGATTGTCAAAAGGGGATATTATTATCGAGGCCGGCAACTCACACTACAAGGATTCTTTGCGCCGTGCAGAATCATTGAAAGAGCAGGGAATCTACTATTTTGATGTGGGTACATCCGGGGGGATGGAAGGTGCACGCAACGGTGCGTGTTACATGATTGGCGGAGACGCTGAAGTTTTTCAGCGGATTGAACCGCTGTTTCGAGACACTGCTGTTGAAGGCGGTTATCTCAGAACGGGTGTATCAGGCAGCGGACACTACGTCAAAATGGTGCACAACGGCGTTGAATACGGAATGAT
Proteins encoded in this window:
- a CDS encoding HAD family hydrolase, which encodes MMTIIFDLDGTLVDSAAIVFPLFREVIRHFPNHPQPDDETLRKTFGNPDTVIWEMLLPSASQEEREEAFALYEEIVQKRFGSHDILIPGVREVLDELFAQGHTLTIASNCGLDYLNSVLDTFDLRRYVTAPLCLESVAGTKKADILRQHFTRFAKQNAVMVGDRHTDIEAADEFGIPTIGCRFGFGTQEELAGAASVIRHPSELLEAVARLQQ
- the gnd gene encoding phosphogluconate dehydrogenase (NAD(+)-dependent, decarboxylating), yielding MKLGLFGLGKMGYNLGLNFLDRGHEVIGYDVSDEAKERFAVDGGKTAASVEELVNSLDTPKIVWLMVPQGKIIDDILSDLTPRLSKGDIIIEAGNSHYKDSLRRAESLKEQGIYYFDVGTSGGMEGARNGACYMIGGDAEVFQRIEPLFRDTAVEGGYLRTGVSGSGHYVKMVHNGVEYGMMAAIGEGFEVLEKSQFELNYEDVARVWSNGSVIRGWLMELTQEAFKKDPKLEDIKGVMHSSGEGKWTVEEALDLQASAPVIALSLMMRYRSLETDTFTGKVVAALRNEFGGHAVEKSQ